Proteins co-encoded in one Papilio machaon chromosome 24, ilPapMach1.1, whole genome shotgun sequence genomic window:
- the LOC106713995 gene encoding uncharacterized protein LOC106713995 isoform X1: MDVTHSHNQSYWFVLREDQSNVIFSSNNFAIQNPQIPGQDTGNGIETLDTRQYIQINEAPLPISDEALEHCKKEALETLKEETFWDKNKIKLLLTLCLDQRYKNLNKDKVLWNEIAVNVGTSPGECDKKFRNLRRTYIRLLKKKRLGKDIKWVHYNICEEVFKDCKTLSPSLLETWEDNKIRRMLNLYLENINKFRNPDCLQKDVWKEIAQQLNTTEYNCYHKFKNLKRTYFNWLERTRDTGKLIKWPYRNYFERIFYNYNPNVGPWDRNKIQKLIAAYGQIAHKFVNPRMQKKELWKEISNIVGENPSNCDRKFRNLKQTYIRLKMRAESGRSITKWYYYKDFESIYENSNFSGNDGVPRLLCKNQDGDYIHQMLTFYLNNKEKFRDPLTKKKNLWRQIGPSLGLSTEECDKKFRNLKQTYIRLAEKKRATGKCNQWPYYTYFEQIYDQPKVNKECSHKCTIDNVTLTEIKTAVRNIHQNEGKSKFEKLVQVIEDSNAIQRERNNILHALLHRH, from the exons ATGGATGTTACACATTCACACAACCAAAGTTATTGGTTTGTGCTCAGGGAAGATCAAAGCAATGTTATTTTCAGTAGCAATAATTTTGCTATACAAAATCCTCAAA TTCCAGGCCAAGACACTGGGAATGGTATAGAGACCCTTGACACCAGGCagtacatacaaataaatgaaGCACCTTTACCCATATCTGATGAAGCTTTAGAGCATTGTAAAAAGGAAGCCCTAGAGACATTAAAAGAGGAAACGTTTTGGGacaagaacaaaataaaattattgctcACACTCTGCCTTGACCAAaggtacaaaaatttaaacaaggaCAAAGTTTTATGGAATGAAATTGCTGTCAATGTGGGAACTTCTCCTGGAGAGTGTGATAAGAAATTTAGGAATCTTCGAAGAACATACATTAGATtgctaaaaaagaaaagattagGTAAAGACATTAAATGGGTTCATTATAACATTTGTGAAGAAGTATTCAAAGATTGTAAAACCTTGTCACCCTCATTATTGGAAACCTGGGaagataacaaaataagaagGATGCTAAACCTGTatttggaaaatattaataaatttcggAACCCTGACTGTTTGCAGAAGGATGTTTGGAAAGAAATTGCTCAACAGTTAAATACAACAGAATACAATTGCTATCACaagttcaaaaatttaaaaagaacctATTTCAATTGGTTGGAGAGGACTAGGGATACtggcaaattaataaaatggccTTATCGAAACTATtttgaaagaatattttacaacTACAACCCTAATGTGGGCCCTTgggatagaaataaaatacaaaagctTATTGCGGCATATGGCCAAATAGCTCATAAATTTGTAAACCCAAGAATgcaaaaaaaagaactttggaaagaaatatcaaatatagTAGGAGAGAATCCAAGTAATTGTGATAGAAAATTtagaaatttgaaacaaacatatataagattaaaaatgagAGCAGAATCAGGTAGATCAATAACAAAGTGGTATTACTATAAGGATTTTGAATCAATATATGAGAACAGCAACTTCAGTGGCAATGATGGGGTTCCAAGACTTTTGTGCAAAAATCAGGATGGTGACTACATCCATCAAATGCTtactttctatttaaataataaggaaaAGTTTAGGGACCCATtaacgaaaaagaaaaatctatgGAGACAGATAGGGCCCAGTTTGGGTCTCTCCACAGAAGAGTGTGATAAAAAATTCAgaaacttaaaacaaacatatattagactagcagAGAAAAAAAGAGCGACTGGTAAATGTAATCAATGGCCATATTACACTTACTTTGAACAAATTTATGATCAACCAAAAGTGAACAAGGAGTGCAGTCACAAGTGCACCATTGACAATGTCACACTTACAGAAATTAAAACAGCTGTTAGAAATATACACCAAAATGAAggaaaaagtaaatttgaGAAGTTGGTGCAAGTAATAGAAGATTCAAATGCAATTCAAAGGGAGAGAAATAATATCCTTCATGCACTGCTTCACAGGCattga
- the LOC106713995 gene encoding uncharacterized protein LOC106713995 isoform X2, whose amino-acid sequence MDVTHSHNQSYWFVLREDQSNVIFSSNNFAIQNPQSQDTGNGIETLDTRQYIQINEAPLPISDEALEHCKKEALETLKEETFWDKNKIKLLLTLCLDQRYKNLNKDKVLWNEIAVNVGTSPGECDKKFRNLRRTYIRLLKKKRLGKDIKWVHYNICEEVFKDCKTLSPSLLETWEDNKIRRMLNLYLENINKFRNPDCLQKDVWKEIAQQLNTTEYNCYHKFKNLKRTYFNWLERTRDTGKLIKWPYRNYFERIFYNYNPNVGPWDRNKIQKLIAAYGQIAHKFVNPRMQKKELWKEISNIVGENPSNCDRKFRNLKQTYIRLKMRAESGRSITKWYYYKDFESIYENSNFSGNDGVPRLLCKNQDGDYIHQMLTFYLNNKEKFRDPLTKKKNLWRQIGPSLGLSTEECDKKFRNLKQTYIRLAEKKRATGKCNQWPYYTYFEQIYDQPKVNKECSHKCTIDNVTLTEIKTAVRNIHQNEGKSKFEKLVQVIEDSNAIQRERNNILHALLHRH is encoded by the exons ATGGATGTTACACATTCACACAACCAAAGTTATTGGTTTGTGCTCAGGGAAGATCAAAGCAATGTTATTTTCAGTAGCAATAATTTTGCTATACAAAATCCTCAAA GCCAAGACACTGGGAATGGTATAGAGACCCTTGACACCAGGCagtacatacaaataaatgaaGCACCTTTACCCATATCTGATGAAGCTTTAGAGCATTGTAAAAAGGAAGCCCTAGAGACATTAAAAGAGGAAACGTTTTGGGacaagaacaaaataaaattattgctcACACTCTGCCTTGACCAAaggtacaaaaatttaaacaaggaCAAAGTTTTATGGAATGAAATTGCTGTCAATGTGGGAACTTCTCCTGGAGAGTGTGATAAGAAATTTAGGAATCTTCGAAGAACATACATTAGATtgctaaaaaagaaaagattagGTAAAGACATTAAATGGGTTCATTATAACATTTGTGAAGAAGTATTCAAAGATTGTAAAACCTTGTCACCCTCATTATTGGAAACCTGGGaagataacaaaataagaagGATGCTAAACCTGTatttggaaaatattaataaatttcggAACCCTGACTGTTTGCAGAAGGATGTTTGGAAAGAAATTGCTCAACAGTTAAATACAACAGAATACAATTGCTATCACaagttcaaaaatttaaaaagaacctATTTCAATTGGTTGGAGAGGACTAGGGATACtggcaaattaataaaatggccTTATCGAAACTATtttgaaagaatattttacaacTACAACCCTAATGTGGGCCCTTgggatagaaataaaatacaaaagctTATTGCGGCATATGGCCAAATAGCTCATAAATTTGTAAACCCAAGAATgcaaaaaaaagaactttggaaagaaatatcaaatatagTAGGAGAGAATCCAAGTAATTGTGATAGAAAATTtagaaatttgaaacaaacatatataagattaaaaatgagAGCAGAATCAGGTAGATCAATAACAAAGTGGTATTACTATAAGGATTTTGAATCAATATATGAGAACAGCAACTTCAGTGGCAATGATGGGGTTCCAAGACTTTTGTGCAAAAATCAGGATGGTGACTACATCCATCAAATGCTtactttctatttaaataataaggaaaAGTTTAGGGACCCATtaacgaaaaagaaaaatctatgGAGACAGATAGGGCCCAGTTTGGGTCTCTCCACAGAAGAGTGTGATAAAAAATTCAgaaacttaaaacaaacatatattagactagcagAGAAAAAAAGAGCGACTGGTAAATGTAATCAATGGCCATATTACACTTACTTTGAACAAATTTATGATCAACCAAAAGTGAACAAGGAGTGCAGTCACAAGTGCACCATTGACAATGTCACACTTACAGAAATTAAAACAGCTGTTAGAAATATACACCAAAATGAAggaaaaagtaaatttgaGAAGTTGGTGCAAGTAATAGAAGATTCAAATGCAATTCAAAGGGAGAGAAATAATATCCTTCATGCACTGCTTCACAGGCattga
- the LOC106713996 gene encoding nucleoplasmin-like protein isoform X1: MSDEYFYGVTLSSSHQSETWDPEAKAEYPRSNKLLIRQALLGPDAKPDELNVVQVETMCLQDSIKIPVAILKVGETRHARLDIEFPDAPVTFTLTQGSGPVHLIGQHLLGALVEEFEDMDEMEEEMLDEEEGDDSQFKEDENKRKGAGKRKANEDEDDEEGEPKGKKSKMSNNAKGKATSPKKNAKK, translated from the exons ATGTCGGACGAGTACTTTTATG GTGTAACCTTATCGTCGTCACATCAGTCGGAGACATGGGATCCGGAAGCGAAAGCCGAGTATCCACGCAGCAATAAGCTATTAATCCGCCAAGCGCTGCTGGGGCCTGATGCAAAACCTGATGAACTCAATGTTGTACAG GTGGAAACCATGTGCCTACAGGATTCAATCAAAATTCCTGTAGCTATACTCAAAGTGGGTGAGACGAGGCACGCACGCTTAGACATTGAATTCCCTGATGCACCAGTTACTTTCACTCTCACTCAG GGCTCTGGGCCAGTCCATCTAATTGGACAACATTTACTGGGCGCGCTTGTAGAGGAATTTGAAGACATGGATGAGATGGAAGAGGAGATGTTGGATGAAGAGGAAGGAGACGATTCCCAATTTAAG gaagatgaaaataaaaggaaaGGAGCTGGCAAGCGCAAGGCGAATGAG GATGAAGATGATGAGGAAGGCGAGCCCAAGggtaaaaaatctaaaatgtcCAACAATGCCAAAGGCAAGGCTACATCGCCCAAGAAGAATGCCAAGAAGTGA
- the LOC106713996 gene encoding nucleoplasmin-like protein isoform X2, which produces MSDEYFYGVTLSSSHQSETWDPEAKAEYPRSNKLLIRQALLGPDAKPDELNVVQVETMCLQDSIKIPVAILKVGETRHARLDIEFPDAPVTFTLTQGSGPVHLIGQHLLGALVEEFEDMDEMEEEMLDEEEGDDSQFKDEDDEEGEPKGKKSKMSNNAKGKATSPKKNAKK; this is translated from the exons ATGTCGGACGAGTACTTTTATG GTGTAACCTTATCGTCGTCACATCAGTCGGAGACATGGGATCCGGAAGCGAAAGCCGAGTATCCACGCAGCAATAAGCTATTAATCCGCCAAGCGCTGCTGGGGCCTGATGCAAAACCTGATGAACTCAATGTTGTACAG GTGGAAACCATGTGCCTACAGGATTCAATCAAAATTCCTGTAGCTATACTCAAAGTGGGTGAGACGAGGCACGCACGCTTAGACATTGAATTCCCTGATGCACCAGTTACTTTCACTCTCACTCAG GGCTCTGGGCCAGTCCATCTAATTGGACAACATTTACTGGGCGCGCTTGTAGAGGAATTTGAAGACATGGATGAGATGGAAGAGGAGATGTTGGATGAAGAGGAAGGAGACGATTCCCAATTTAAG GATGAAGATGATGAGGAAGGCGAGCCCAAGggtaaaaaatctaaaatgtcCAACAATGCCAAAGGCAAGGCTACATCGCCCAAGAAGAATGCCAAGAAGTGA
- the LOC106713984 gene encoding serine/arginine repetitive matrix protein 2: protein MSGGHLAVLDRAGREVKQYALPTGLATLGSSSSCDIRFMLPTVEPHHATVVVHDKQTVVHNVGGGETLVNGVAVSVAPLAHGDVLAVGGRELRWRYERPHTTRRTTLTPVVTRMSGVRARAAARRSLAPTPPAHAPRSPHRHSTPASERQVAVVQPQRRDAADNIVVSVVTNVRRRGTIKSDRDTSSSNISEETKSRSKAPRTPQMNLQNTTKASMWIESRKSSPRKHARESPAPAQRRPRSAKKSTPLRLAVLRRAQSAHSAHSARRVTKIQAPLTVDHTKQAAIMLMTGHTPKKRVNPKASTTRTPSVLVKRPGATPARRPARSPQLAGTNTSAQVIRTSDVKNATPQIVVTESDISTYSVPDTSLRSPPLPNPKKSALKNSSVNRSSRKVESIKFDLSNLEDEASDSMDMSTASEAGECGADLLALRYSDSSPDSPSPSPSPRRHQHSRSGRILENTLGTTFTRQASHGASSPPPQPPQPSPNRSKSTRGGLMVHKVLQTPDKSCSYRTTGSSLADLSWDTTAPSSRNTRTISPRNSSKVDNKMESYSVIDLVSMDSSDPRSVYSSASDATTSKLTTPQRSARSSLRSPVAPRLLAASTPAAPPAPRPQCPRSAAVSRTSRTSRTSRNSSCLIISRRSKSAADFPLDIPHDATYDISGRGRTRTPLDIENIPDITLNSTRNTRHMNTSPGHGTESVTRDKDTTKFSSPNNTGDTYNISGKSRRSKSFSTLKNSSGNVTSNVTRDSTISKSSRSRGDDDDSSPVSVASSSHRPSRSSNQAGAPTSPPNGMSTPENHNSPEEVSTPVLNIQSLLNSSRNVPRSRPAVRKTIGGRVSALRKRTGLNSKSFTFGTKSASRSRNDLQDDGDMTPKKTVKLVYEAVKNKHSTAKRPKSIRSVIDDLNDSDIVKQLFNSPVKRKLSQSMIEFSKKQLMGDETTPPKKATRNTIAMTGITSHDSSMERTPAITPEVFVSPLTTTGGDRRNVSLKLRRWRQGTADASARTTLRKSVKNDLTKVSGIKSLFARTPRNRLSDVRIKELFAASPENDLRRVPKLRLLFQESPENDLREVSGVRDLYRRRSPANDLRDVSGVRATLRRHSPRNELDDVSGVEELFSERLDADADADAETSFDLLMGKPAVRAYPRAKSLATKLIQKPKSRKAQSLLNSFTLINDNVEDWLENELKKRTRKESPRDAPARGDTSAGNANTGAGPTPKSDLNKSKSKSNLSRELLKLATDTVEGGTPVLARRARSTTQAKTSLELKKSASEIYGAHMLPIKKRSVVETSRSRSSGHGSGHGSGHGSGHGSGHKSSLPIKKRAVQHSTPVRRAPARLSAHHALALVSPIAPIAPIAPIAPIAPIAPQQDNLSANITSTEIPNERIKHKTLQTRKANVSSAAGDNKNLAMSKKLSPKQQEKITSPMQMRNTRNRKTNHNMEQNNVKKRRTSIVVTKKPPGLSPKPVANQNTEPEARTSRRRKLDQVVQENLTTKAAEKTRGKRIRAVNEANYDTVNGNKGRKASNTSKVSPPKTRTTRKRKASAEKILTPKKITRSKVLKHTVVVTKPSPNLKTRTAKQTKVNVSSERSPVKNLRRTRKINAITSEPPVEIVNKRGRGKVAALSVKQIENKKTKANDKSYNEDLDTEIKPRRGRKTIAQKNVQDESKPTLVQKRAIPNTVKLVEVKKKTRGKAAVPQETIEPPKRRAANKGNTESVSVRGKKRKTANEQSPSKAVVANSTKDRNEESVKSGRRVAKGRQAQTQNAAGTVDKSQATVKKRGRTTNKGKEASPEKAGEVKVARRRNTARQNVSGETAANNTTNRRSKAAAKQKLLTTAAKNDKSRVTQKTKAAAEPRALSARKRKSDTDPAPAPAKAGPPAPKTRRAAAASARNTRSTRSAPPGQLQDNI, encoded by the exons ATGTCCGGGGGCCATCTGGCCGTGCTGGACCGCGCGGGGCGTGAGGTGAAGCAGTACGCGCTGCCCACCGGCCTGGCGACTCTTGGCAGCAGCTCTTCATGCGATATACGCTTCATGCTGCCCACAGTGGAGCCGCACCACGCCACTGTTGTTGTGCATGATAAGCAG ACGGTGGTGCACAACGTGGGCGGCGGGGAGACGCTGGTGAACGGCGTGGCGGTGAGCGTGGCCCCGCTGGCGCACGGCGACGTGCTGGCTGTGGGCGGCCGCGAGCTGCGCTGGCGGTACGAGCGCCCGCACACAACTAGACGCACTACACTCACACCAG tAGTGACGCGCATGAGCGGAGTGCGGGCGCgtgcggcggcgcggcgctcgCTGGCCCCGACCCCGCCCGCACATGCGCCGCGCTCCCCGCACAGGCACTCCACACCAG CGAGCGAGCGCCAGGTGGCGGTGGTGCAGCCGCAGCGCCGCGACGCCGCCGACAACATCG TGGTTTCCGTCGTCACCAACGTCAGACGTCGCGGCACGATAAAGAGCGACCGGGACACGAGCTCGTCCAACATATCAGAAGAAACGAAAAGTAGATCCAAAGCGCCGAGAACTCCACAAATGAATCTACAGAACACGACGAAGGCATCGATGTGGATCGAGTCGAGGAAGTCTAGTCCCAGGAAACATGCGAGAGAGAGCCCGGCGCCGGCGCAGCGCAGACCGCGCTCAGCCAAGAAGAGCACGCCGCTGCGCCTGGCCGTGCTGCGCCGCGCACAGAGCGCACACAGCGCACACAGCGCACGTCGCGTCACCAAGATACAAGCCCCTCTCACTGTAG ATCACAcaaaacaagcggccataatGCTGATGACGGGACATACGCCCAAAAAGCGGGTCAACCCCAAGGCGAGCACCACGAGAACGCCGAGCGTGCTAGTGAAGAGACCCGGGGCGACCCCGGCGCGCCGCCCCGCGCGCAGCCCCCAGCTCGCCGGCACCAACACCTCCGCCCAAGTG ATACGTACATCTGACGTAAAGAACGCGACGCCACAGATAGTTGTGACCGAAAGCGATATTTCTACGTACTCGGTGCCGGACACCTCGCTACGTTCTCCGCCGCTGCCGAATCCAAAAAAATCAGCTCTCAAGAATTCCTCCGTCAACAGGAGTTCAAGAAAAGTTGAATCCATTAAATTTGATCTAAGCAACCTCGAGGACGAGGCCTCCGACTCCATGGACATGTCGACCGCGAGCGAGGCCGGCGAGTGCGGCGCAGACCTCCTCGCCCTGCGCTACTCCGACAGCTCCCCGGACTCTCCCTCCCCTTCCCCCTCCCCCCGCCGCCACCAGCACTCGCGCAGCGGCAGGATACTGGAGAACACCCTCGGCACCACCTTCACCCGCCAGGCGTCGCATGGAGCCTCCTCTCCGCCGCCGCAGCCGCCGCAGCCCTCGCCCAACCGCAGCAAGTCCACGCGGGGCGGCTTGATGGTCCACAAAGTTTTGCAAACGCCGGATAAATCGTGCTCCTATCGAACCACGGGCTCCTCCCTGGCCGACCTCAGCTGGGACACCACCGCGCCCTCGAGCCGCAACACGAGAACTATCAGTCCGCGTAATTCCTCTAAGGTGGATAACAAAATGGAATCCTACTCGGTGATAGATTTAGTATCGATGGACTCGAGTGATCCTCGCTCCGTGTACAGCTCCGCGTCCGACGCGACCACCTCCAAGTTGACGACGCCGCAGAGGAGCGCGCGAAGCAGCTTGCGGTCGCCGGTCGCGCCGCGCCTGCTGGCCGCCAGCACGCCGGCCGCAccgcccgcgccgcgcccTCAGTGCCCCCGCAGCGCCGCCGTCTCGCGCACCTCCCGCACCTCCCGCACCTCCCGCAACTCCTCCTGTCTCATCATATCCAGACGGTCCAAGTCCGCGGCCGACTTCCCTCTTGACATCCCGCACGATGCTACATATGATATCAGCGGGCGAGGGCGGACTCGAACTCCGCTAGATATAGAGAACATTCCAGATATTACGCTTAATAGTACTAGAAATACGCGCCACATGAATACCTCGCCCGGTCACGGAACTGAGAGCGTCACTCGTGACAAGGACACGACGAAATTCTCTTCGCCAAATAATACGGGAGACACTTACAATATTTCCGGTAAATCGAGAAGGTCAAAGTCTTTTTCGACATTAAAGAACTCCTCAGGAAATGTTACATCGAACGTCACGAGGGATTCTACAATATCGAAGTCGAGTCGCAGTCGCGGTGACGACGACGACTCGTCTCCTGTCAGTGTTGCGAGTTCATCTCATCGGCCCTCGAGGTCCTCGAATCAGGCGGGGGCGCCAACCTCGCCGCCCAACGGGATGTCCACCCCTGAAAACCACAACAGCCCCGAAGAAGTCTCCACTCCGGTGCTGAACATACAGAGCTTATTAAATTCCAGTAGGAACGTACCGAGATCGCGACCCGCGGTCAGGAAAACTATAGGCGGTCGAGTGTCTGCTCTCCGCAAGCGAACTGGCCTCAACTCCAAATCGTTTACATTCGGCACGAAGTCCGCCTCGCGATCTAGAAACGATCTTCAGGACGACGGGGACATGACACCAAAGAAAACGGTTAAACTCGTCTACGAGGCCgtgaaaaacaaacattcgaCCGCCAAGAGGCCGAAATCGATAAGGTCCGTCATAGACGACCTGAACGATTCCGATATCGTTAAACAACTTTTCAATAGTCCGGTGAAGAGAAAGCTCTCCCAGAGTATGATCGaattttctaagaaacaaCTGATGGGCGACGAAACCACTCCGCCGAAAAAGGCGACACGAAACACGATCGCTATGACCGGCATCACGAGTCACGATTCGTCGATGGAGCGAACGCCGGCCATCACCCCGGAAGTGTTCGTGAGCCCTCTGACCACCACCGGCGGCGACCGGCGCAACGTCAGCTTGAAGTTGCGGCGATGGAGGCAGGGGACGGCCGACGCGAGCGCCAGAACGACGCTCAGGAAATCCGTTAAAAACGATTTGACCAAGGTTTCCGGAATTAAATCTCTCTTTGCGAGGACGCCGAGAAATCGTTTGTCTGACGTCAGAATTAAAGAATTGTTCGCGGCCTCGCCCGAAAACGATCTGAGAAGGGTTCCGAAACTCAGGTTACTTTTCCAAGAGTCGCCCGAGAACGACTTGCGAGAAGTTTCGGGGGTGAGAGATCTGTACAGAAGGAGAAGCCCCGCCAACGACCTGCGCGACGTATCCGGCGTCAGAGCGACGCTGCGGCGGCACTCTCCGAGGAACGAGCTCGACGATGTGAGCGGAGTCGAGGAGCTGTTCAGCGAGCGGCTGGACGCGGACGCGGACGCAGACGCAGAGACCTCCTTCGACCTGCTGATGGGCAAGCCGGCGGTGAGAGCGTACCCGAGGGCGAAAAGCTTAGCAACGAAGCTAATCCAAAAACCGAAATCGCGTAAGGCGCAATCTTTGCTAAATTCTTTCACTTTAATAAACGATAACGTGGAGGACTGGTTAGAGAACGAATTGAAGAAGCGCACGCGCAAAGAATCTCCGAGAGACGCGCCCGCCAGGGGAGATACTTCCGCAGGGAACGCAAATACGGGCGCGGGGCCGACGCCGAAGAGCGACTTGAACAAATCTAAAAGCAAGTCGAACTTGTCGAGGGAACTGCTCAAGCTGGCCACGGACACGGTGGAGGGCGGGACTCCCGTGCTCGCGAGGCGCGCCAGGAGTACTACACAAGCTAAAACCTCTCTCGAACTGAAAAAGTCCGCATCGGAAATTTACGGAGCGCACATGTTGCCTATCAAGAAGAGATCCGTGGTGGAGACGTCTCGCAGCCGGAGCAGCGGACACGGCAGCGGACACGGCAGCGGACACGGCAGCGGACACGGCAGCGGACACAAGAGCTCGCTGCCGATCAAGAAGCGCGCGGTGCAGCACTCGACACCGGTGCGGCGCGCGCCCGCCAGACTCTCCGCACACCACGCCCTCGCCCTCGTCTCGCCCATAGCGCCCATAGCGCCCATAGCGCCCATAGCGCCCATAGCGCCCATAGCGCCCCAACAGGACAACCTCAGCGCTAACATCAC aTCGACAGAGATTCCCAATGAAAGGATAAAACATAAAACGTTACAAACCAGAAAAGCTAATGTCAGTTCTGCCGCtggtgataataaaaatttagccATGTCTAAAAAGCTCTCTCCTAAACAACAGGAAAAGATTACTAGTCCTATGCAAATGAGAAATACAAGAAACCGTAAAACCAATCACAACATGGAACAGAATAACGTGAAAAAACGAAGAACGTCTATCGTAGTAACGAAGAAACCGCCCGGTCTGAGTCCGAAACCGGTCGCTAATCAAAATACGGAGCCGGAAGCTAGGACAAGTAGACGACGAAAACTAGATCAAGTTGTTCAGGAAAATTTGACCACAAAAGCTGCTGAGAAAACGAGAGGGAAGAGGATTCGCGCGGTTAACGAAGCGAACTACGATACAGTGAACGGGAACAAAGGACGTAAAGCTTCAAATACATCCAAAGTAAGTCCGCCAAAAACTAGAACAACACGTAAACGAAAAGCATCCGCggagaaaatattaacaccTAAGAAAATTACCAGAAGTAAAGTCCTAAAACATACTGTTGTTGTTACAAAACCGTCACCCAATTTGAAAACTAGAACTGCGAAGCAAACTAAAGTAAATGTAAGTAGTGAGAGGTCACCGGTTAAAAACTTACGAAGGACTCGAAAAATAAACGCAATTACATCAGAGCCTCCTGTGGAGATTGTGAACAAGCGCGGAAGAGGCAAGGTGGCTGCGCTTTCTGtcaaacaaatagaaaataagaaaacgaAAGCTAATGATAAATCGTACAATGAGGACCTGGATACAGAAATCAAGCCAAGAAGAGGAAGGAAAACTATTGCTCAGAAAAATGTGCAAGATGAAAGTAAACCTACTCTAGTACAAAAACGAGCGATTCCAAATACCGTGAAGTTAGTtgaagtaaagaaaaagaCTAGAGGCAAGGCGGCGGTGCCGCAAGAAACGATCGAACCACCTAAAAGACGAGCTGCAAACAAGGGTAATACAGAAAGTGTTAGCGTTAGAGGAAAAAAGAGGAAAACGGCTAACGAACAATCCCCATCTAAAGCAGTAGTGGCCAACAGCACAAAAGATAGGAACGAGGAATCCGTTAAGAGTGGCCGGCGCGTTGCTAAAGGAAGACAGGCGCAGACGCAGAATGCCGCTGGAACCGTTGACAAGAGCCAAGCTACTGTCAAAAAAAGAGGCAGAACTACAAACAAAGGGAAAGAAGCTTCTCCAGAGAAAGCCGGAGAGGTCAAAGTAGCTCGTCGCAGAAACACTGCGCGACAAAACGTCAGTGGAGAGACAGCGGCGAACAACACCACTAACAGGAGGTCTAAAGCGGCCGCCAAACAGAAACTACTCACTACTGCTGCTAAAAATGACAAGTCCCGCGTCACACAGAAAACT AAGGCAGCGGCAGAACCTCGCGCGTTGTCCGCACGCAAGAGGAAGTCCGACACAGACCCAGCACCAGCACCAGCTAAag CGGGCCCGCCGGCGCCCAAGACACGACGTGCGGCCGCGGCTAGTGCTCGCAACACACGCAGCACACGCAGCGCACCTCCAGGTCAGTTACAGGACAATATTTGA